The DNA window ACCCCACGCAGGTGGCGCAGGCGACCCGCTCCGGGGAAATCATGCATGCCGTCGACCAGTACGTCGGCAACGGCGACAACTCCCCGCAGTTGCTCAACATCCCAGGCGCCGACGGCCAGTCACTCGGCCAGGTCAACCCCGAGCTCACCCAGGCCCTCGCCGAAGCCAACAAGCCCTACATCGACGACATGCTCGGCAACTCCCTGGACAACAGCCGGGGATTCAACCCGCTGGATGACGTGAAGAACCCGGAGATGCCGGTCATGCGGGATCTGTTCGCGGTGATCGACACCAATGCGGACGCCGCCACCACCCTCAACAGCCAGGCCTACCTCAATGGTTTGCAGTACCAAAACAACTTCGAGCAGTCCATCATCGACGGCGGCACGGTCAACACCGGCGATCTGCAGTCAGCGGGCACGTTGCGAGGCGTGATCGATTCCGCGGCCAACATCGCCGACAATGACGTCATCGAATACGGCAACCTGCAGGAGGCGAAAGCCTACGAGAGCCGCGGCATGTGGTTCGACGTGGCAACGACTCTCGGCAAGGAGATCCCCGGCGTCTCGGCAATCCTCGAGTGGAACAGCAAGATGCCCATTGATCCGCTGCATCAGATCTTCGTAGGCGATGCGCCCGCGGGCGCGGATCCCACCTACATCGCCCAGCAGAGTTCCGAAATGATGCAGTACGCCGTGGCACAGCGACTGCTCGACGCCGACCTCGGCAACCCGGACGTCTTCAACCAATTCGACCTGATCGACCCCGAGACCAACCAACTCAAGCCGCTGAATAACTACGACTTCGGCGACTTCCGCTCCGCGTTCACGGAGTACTTCATGGGAGTCGATCCGACGGTGAAGGCGGGCATCGAGGACTACGAGGACGCCTACCGCGACGCGCTGCCCACGCCGACGGGGCACACAGGAGGATAACGAGCGTGATGTCGATCGTGCGGTGGTGCGCGGTCGTCCTGCTGACGGCGGTGGGGCTGACTGGGTGCGGCGGCGAAGAAGCGCCGCAGGCGCCGACGTTCGCGAATTGGCCGGATACTTTGGGCGACTTCCGGTTTCAGTGGGCCGCCGAGCCGGGCGTCGACCTGGTGTCGGGCCCCGCGGTGCCGTTGCGCGCGTATCTGGAGTCCTACCGGATCGCGCAGTTCACGGGCTTCGTCGGCGCCGCTTATCCCGGTTTCGATCGCGCTGTCCCGGACGCATTGCCGCCAAGTTCCAAAGCGAGTACCCGAAGCGAACTGGTGAACATTCGGCCGCTGCCGGAGGCCGAGCCGTTCGGTCCCCCGGGGCCGTTCTTCGGCAACGAGTTCTTCCACGTCCTCGAGCTCACCCCGATCGAGGGCGGCTACCGCGCATACGTCTGCGACGGCATGTACAAGATTTTTCGCGAGGACCAGGAGCAGGGTAAGTACGTGTCCGTCGTCGGTTACGACGCCCGCACCGGCCTCGGCGACGTCGACGGCATGAAGGTATGGCGGGTGGAGTTCACCGACACCCCGCCCGCTGCCGACGCGCCTGCCATGGTGGCCGACGTGCAGCGTGGACCGAACCCCGCACCCGCCGGTGACGTCTTCGGTCCGTGGCGCATCACCGGCGCCAGCGACGAGAGCTGGGGATCGCTGATCAATCGTGAGTCCACCGCCGATGAAAGGATCGACGGCGCCCGACGCATATCGCGATGTTCTGATCTGATGCCGCAATGGCGCACGGAGCGCGCCGCTATCGTCGAGCGCGTTCTCGACACGCCACCGGACGCTGAGCCCGCGTCGCCCGGCTGGCCCGGATAGTTGCAGCAAAGCGCTGGGCGGACGCGTAACCCGCTAAGAGCAGGTGATCAAGCCAGCCTGAGCAACTGTGCAACGAAATTCGTCGCGAATGAATGCAATTACTGACGCACACCCAAGATCACAGTTAGCCGAGCTCACCAAAAGCATTGCAAGAAGCCATATCTGAGAGTCCTCTGAAAAGTGCAGACCTGCGACGCAATCCGTACTACTCTCAGGATGGTTGAGCTTCCGCCCGCCGGTAGCACTTAGCTGGTGCCGGGTCCTGGGTCTCACCCGGGATGCTCTCCGGCGACGCCTACAAGTCGATCTTGAGGTTGTGCAATGACGGTTGGGACCGTACGCATTGGTCGTCCGAATCCTGCGTTAGTGCCTGCGTTAGTGGAGGAATACCGACAGTGCGGCAGAGCGACATTTGCCGCGCGGCGGCTTTCGACGTCGCGGCTCGCCGTCGCGGTCATCGGGGAGTTGGACGCCCGCAACGGACGCGGCCTCGGCCGTTTCGTCGAGCAGCACACCGGAATCTCGCGCCAGCTGGTGCTCGATCTGCGGGCCGTCGACTTCGCAGGCACCCAGGCGTTCACCGCGCTCTACTACATCAGCGTGCACTGCGCCCGCAATGACGTCGACTGGATCATCGTCGCCAGCCACCCGGTCCGACGCCTGCTCTCGATCTGCGACCCCGACAACGAACTGCCGCTCGTCGACGACCTCACGTCGGGACTGGAGCACCTGACCCGCTCAGCACGGTGTCACCAGCACGTTCCATCCGCGGGATAGCCGCTTGGCCCCGCCACGCGGGCCGCTCCATTAATCCATCCTCTGCATCAGTCATACCTAAAACAGTCTTGGACATGCATGGATCGGGCTCCTAACGTAAGTGGCAGACCAGACACCATCGACGGCCTAGGAAGTCATGACTGCCACCATTACGGGCCCACTCAGGACCACCGAACCGACCGGACAGATGCTCATCGCCGGCGAACCCGTCCGCGGGTCCGGCGAGCCCATCAACGCCTTCGACCCCACCGCCGGCGAGACGCTTGAGCCCCCCTACCACTACGGCGACTCCGCCAATGTCGAGGCCGCCTGCTCCGCCGCGGCCGCCGCCTTCCCGGTCTACCGCGCCACCACCTCCGAGCAGCGCGCCCAATTCCTCGAAGCCGTCGCCGCCAACATCGAGGCGGTCAAGGACGCGGTCATCGCCCGCGCCACCGCCGAGACCGGCCTGCCGACCGCACGGATCACCGGCGAGGTCGGCCGCACCACCGGTCAGCTACGCCTCTTCGCCTCCGTCCTGCGCGAAGGTTCCTGGAACGGCGCCCGCATCGACCCCGCCCTTCCCGACCGCCAACCCGCACCCCGCCCCGACATCCGCCAGCGCACCGTCCCGCTGGGTCCCGTCGCTGTCTTCGGCGCCTCCAACTTCCCCCTGGCCTTCTCTGTCGCCGGCGGTGACACCGCCTCCGCGCTCGCCGCAGGATGCCCCGTCGTCGTCAAGGGCCACGACGCTCACCCCGGCACCTCCGAACTGGTCGGCCGTGTCATCGCCGACGCCGTCGCCGAGTCCGGCCTGCCGAAGGGCACCTTCTCGCTGCTCTTCGGGTCCGGCCCCGACCTCGGCATCGCGCTGGTCACCGATCCGCGCATCAAGGCCGTCGGCTTCACCGGATCACGTTACGGCGGAACGGCTCTCGTCGCGGCTGCGGCTGCCCGACCCGAGCCCATCCCCGTCTACGCCGAGATGAGCTCCATCAACCCGGTGTTCCTGCTCGACGGTGCCCTGAGCACCCGCGGCGCCGACCTCGGCAAGGCCTTCGTCGGCTCACTGACCATGGGGTCCGGCCAGTTCTGCACGAACCCGGGCCTCGTCATCGCCGCCGACAGCCCCGGCCTCGACGACTTCATCACCGCCGCCCGCGACGCCCTGGCCGGGTCGGCGGCCACCCCGATGCTCACGCCGAACATCGCAGGCAGCTACGCCGACGGTGTCACCGCGCTGAGCAAGGAAGCCGACCTGATCGGCCGGGGCGAAGCCGGTGACAACGAATGTGCCTGCCACGCCGCGCTGTTCGCGACCGACGCCGCCGGCTTCCTGAACTCCGAGCGACTGCAGGCCGAGGTCTTCGGGTCGTCCAGCCTCATCGTGCGTTGCAAGGACGCCACCGAGATGCGCTCCGTCGCCGAGAACATCGAAGGTCAGCTCACCGCAACGGTGCACGCCGACGAGTCCGACTACCCCGAAGCCGGAAAACTGCTGCCGGTACTCGAACTCAAGGCCGGACGCATCCTGTTCGACGGCTGGCCCACCGGCGTCGAGGTCGGCCACGCCATGGTGCACGGCGGCCCCTACCCGGCCACGTCCGACTCGCGCAGCACGTCGGTCGGCTCGCTGGCCATCGAGCGCTTCCTGCGGCCCGTTGCCTACCAGGACGTGCCGAAGTCGCTGCTGCCCAGCGCAATTGCCGACGGCAACCCAGACCGCCTGTGGCGCCGCATCGACGGCCAGCTCACCGCCGACTAACACCCACCAGTTATCAAGGAGTCCCGCGCGATGAATCCCAAGTTTGACGGCGTTCTGTTCTTCCCCGTCACGCCCTTCACCGAGGCAGGCACGGTCGATCTCGACCTGCTGGCCCAGCACGTCGCCAAGGGCGTGGACGCGGGACCCGGTGGTGTGTTCATCGCCTGCGGCACAGGCGAATTCCATGCTCTGGAGCCGAAGGAGTTCGGTGAGATCGTCCGCACGGCCGTCGAGACGGTGGCCGGGCGCGTGCCCGTCTACGCGGGTGCCGGGGGTTCCATCGCCCAGGCCAAGCTCTTCGCGACGGCCGCCAAGGCCAACGGCGCCGACGGCCTGCTCCTGCTTCCCCCGTATCTCGTCGAGATGCCCGCCGCCGGGCTGATCGAGTACACCCGTGAGGTCGCTGCTGCCACGGATCTGCCGGTGATCGTCTACAACCGCAACAACGCCCGCTATACCGAGGCGTCGGCGATCGAGGTCGCGAAGATCCCCACCGTCGTCGGAATCAAGGACGGCACCGGCGATCTCGACCAGGTCGCACGCATCGTCCGGGCAGTCAAAGACAACGTCGAGAAGGACTTCTTGTTCTTCAACGGCCTGCCCACCGCGGAGACCACGCAGCAGGCCTATCGCGCCATCGGCGTCCCGCTGTACTCGTCGGCCACCTTCGCCTTCGCCCCCGACCTCGCGCTCGCGTTCTACAACGCGCTCGAGTCCGGCAACGACGCGCTGGTGGACGCCCTGTCCGCGGCGTTCTTCCATCCGCTGGTGCGCCTGCGCGACACCGTGCCGGGTTACGCCGTCTCACTCGTCAAGGCCGGCGTGGCGATGGAAGGCCTGCCCGCAGGGCCGGTCCGCCCGCCGCTGATCATGCCGAGCTCCGCGGACCTCACCGAGCTGCACGCCATCATCACCGCCGGACGCGCCGTGCTGTCCGACGCGCTCGCCCAGGCCCGCTAGCGATGGCACCCAGCCGGATTCGCATCACCGGCGCCCGCATCACCCCGGTCGCGTTCGTCGACCCGCCGCTGCTCAACACGGTCGGCGTGCACCAGCCCTACGCCTTGCGCGCCATCATCCAGCTGGACACCGACGCGGGGCTCGTCGGGCTCGGCGAGACCTACGCCGACTCGACGCATCTCGTCCGCCTCCAGGCCGCCGCCGACGCGATCACCGGGTTGGACGTGTTCTCGCTCAACGCGATCCGCGCCGCGATCGCCGACCGTCTCCGCGGCGACAACCGGGCCATCGGCACGGCGGGAATGATCACCACGGCCAGCGCCGTCGACCAGGTCTTCTCCCCGTTCGAGGTCGCCTGCCTCGACATCGGAGGCCACGCCACCGGGCGTCCCGTCTCCGATCTGCTGGGCGGCAAGGTCCGGGACACCGTGCCGTTCAGTGCCTACCTGTTCTACAAGTGGGCCGCGCATCCCGGCCAGGAGCCCGACACGTTCGGTGAGGCGCTCGACCCCGACGGTCTGGTCACTCAGGCCAGGCGCATCATCGACGAATACGGCTTCAGCGCAATCAAACTCAAGGGCGGTGTGTTTCCTCCCGAGGAGGAGATGGCGGCCATCGAGGAGCTACGCAAGGCGTTCCCCGAGCATCCGCTGCGGCTGGACCCCAATGCCGCGTGGACGCCGCAGACGTCGGTCAAGGTGGCGTCCGGTCTGGCGGGCATCCTCGAGTACCTCGAAGATCCGACGCCCGGCCTCGACGGGATGGCCGAGGTCGCGCAACAGGCGCCCATGCCGCTGGCGACCAACATGTGCGTGGTGGCGTTCAACCAGCTGAAGCCCGCCGTCGCGAAAGGCTCGGTGCGCGTGGTGCTTTCCGATCACCACTACTGGGGCGGCCTGCAACGCTCGCGACTGCTCGCCGGGATCTGCGACACGTTCGACCTCGGCCTGTCGATGCACTCCAATTCTCATCTCGGCATCAGCCTGACTGCCATGGTGCACCTTGCCGGCGCGACGCCGAACCTCACCTACGCCTGCGACACGCACTGGCCGTGGAAGACCGAGGAGATCGTCAAGCCCGGCGTCCTGGAGTTCGAGGACGGCGCCGTCGCCGTGCCGACGACACCCGGTCTCGGTATCGAGATCGACGACGACTCGCTGGCCGCGCTGCACGAGCAGTACCTGAGCTGCGGGATCCGGGACCGCGACGACACCGGCTACATGAAGTCGATCGATCCGAGCTACGAGTTCGTCGGCCCGCGCTGGTAGGGGAATGTGCGAGAGGCGGGCCCGGTAAGGGAGGTCTTCTGTGCCAAACTCTCAGCGACAATGTCGCTCAACTACTACCGCGCATCGCGAGTTCGCCGACAATGTCGCGCGTAGCTTGGCAGGCGTAATGGTCGTCGTCCCCGAGGTTGTCTCAAATGTCGTCTATACCGAGACGGCCTTGAGCTCGGTTACCACCCCGTCGATCCCGGCTACGGATTCGTCAGCCGGCGGTAGCGCCGGGAGCGCGGACCACCATCGGCACGGCAGGGAAATACCGCGCCATCTCTGAACGCGCCTTGCGCAGCGCCGCAGTGCCGTAACCGTGCTTTCGGTGGTCCGGATGGATCCAGATCCGGACGTTCACCTCACCGCTTACTAGCTCCCCGAACACCATTCCGACTGTCTGCGTCCCTATTTCGGCCACCAGCCACACGGCGTCCTCGGCGTCGATCCGTCCGATAGCCGAGCCGATCTCGTCGTCGAGAGGGCCTGCGGCACCGCCGGAGCCGTCACCGGCGGCACCCATGTCGGCGGTCCGGGCTCCGAAGAGGTCTCGGTCGGCCTCGCCGGAGAACGCCCGCAGCTCGAGATGCTCTCCTGAACTCTCGGGCCGTTCCATCAGGGTGAAGCTCAGTCGGCTGTTCAGGTCCTCGAGTTCCGCCGCGATCTTGCGCCGCGAGTCTTTGGTGAGTCGATACATCGGCATTTGCACCACCGCTTCGGCGCCCAGGTGCGTGGTGCCGAGCAATTCGGCAACCGCTTCGACGGCCGCGCCGCGGTTGTCGGCATCGACGATCACATCAAGCACCTCGTGCCGGCGGTCGAGAGCAGCGATCAGGGCGTCGGTGATCTCACGGCGCGAAGCGGCGAAGTCGTGGTCATTGTCGGCCATGGCGCCAGCGTAAACGCCGCCGGTTTTGAATTCTCGACGCGAGGTGCCGACCGAGACGTTTAGTTGGTTATGTATGACTTCGCTTCATGCGTTCATCGCGTTTTCGTTGACTTCCACAGTCATCAGTCATACATTTCGAGCATTCTGTCGTCTCAGTCAGGGCTGGTGGCCAATGAACGTCGACGTGCTCTGCCCCAATGTCTTCGACGCCGGGCTCCCGACGCTGACCTACGACGTCGAAGAGACGCCCGCCGCAGTGTTCCCGCGAATTCGCGAGGCGCAGTCGCAGGCCCCCATCGCCATCGGACCATTCGGTCCCGAGATCCTGTCCCACGAATTGGTGCGGACGGTGATGCGTGACGCGCGCTTCACGATCCCGCCCGGAATGAACCTGATGGTGCACGGCATCACGTCAGGACCACTGTGGGACAAAATGATCAACAGCCTCCTCGGCCTCGAAGGCGAGCCTCATCGCCGGCTGCGCAGCCTGGTGTCCAAGGCCTTCACACCGCGGGCCAGCGCGCGGCTGCACGACACCATCGTCGACGTGCTCAACGAACTCATCGACCGGGCGGCCGTCGAGGGACGCTGCGACGTCGTCGCCGACATCGCGCGGCCCTACCCCGTGCCGATCATCTGCGCGCTGCTCGGCGCCCCGCGGGAGGACTGGGAGCAGTTCTCGCTCTGGGCTGACGACATCTTCACCGCGTTCAATCTGGACTTCGAGGCGGGGATCGACGAGTCCCTCGTCATGCGCGCGTGGGACGAACTGGACGTCTACGTCGACGAGATGGTCGCGCGGCGGCGCCACACCCCCACCGACGATCTGCTGTCCGATCTGATCCGCGCCGAGGACGAAGGCGACCGGCTCAACGCCGCTGAACTGCGCATGCTCGCCGGCGGTCTGCTGCTCGCGGGCACCGACACCACCCGCAACCAGGTGGCCGCATCCATCGACATCCTCGTCGACCACCCCGACCAATGGACACTGCTGGGCGAGCACCCCGAGCTCGCGGCCACCGCCGTCGAGGAGACCATGCGCCACTCGCCGATCGCGTGCGGCACCCTTCGCACCGTCACCGAGGACACCGAATTCGCGGGCCACCTGTTCCCCGCCGGAACGTTGGTGCTCGTCAATACCTTTGCC is part of the Mycolicibacterium tusciae JS617 genome and encodes:
- a CDS encoding STAS domain-containing protein, encoding MTVGTVRIGRPNPALVPALVEEYRQCGRATFAARRLSTSRLAVAVIGELDARNGRGLGRFVEQHTGISRQLVLDLRAVDFAGTQAFTALYYISVHCARNDVDWIIVASHPVRRLLSICDPDNELPLVDDLTSGLEHLTRSARCHQHVPSAG
- a CDS encoding aldehyde dehydrogenase (NADP(+)), giving the protein MTATITGPLRTTEPTGQMLIAGEPVRGSGEPINAFDPTAGETLEPPYHYGDSANVEAACSAAAAAFPVYRATTSEQRAQFLEAVAANIEAVKDAVIARATAETGLPTARITGEVGRTTGQLRLFASVLREGSWNGARIDPALPDRQPAPRPDIRQRTVPLGPVAVFGASNFPLAFSVAGGDTASALAAGCPVVVKGHDAHPGTSELVGRVIADAVAESGLPKGTFSLLFGSGPDLGIALVTDPRIKAVGFTGSRYGGTALVAAAAARPEPIPVYAEMSSINPVFLLDGALSTRGADLGKAFVGSLTMGSGQFCTNPGLVIAADSPGLDDFITAARDALAGSAATPMLTPNIAGSYADGVTALSKEADLIGRGEAGDNECACHAALFATDAAGFLNSERLQAEVFGSSSLIVRCKDATEMRSVAENIEGQLTATVHADESDYPEAGKLLPVLELKAGRILFDGWPTGVEVGHAMVHGGPYPATSDSRSTSVGSLAIERFLRPVAYQDVPKSLLPSAIADGNPDRLWRRIDGQLTAD
- a CDS encoding 5-dehydro-4-deoxyglucarate dehydratase is translated as MNPKFDGVLFFPVTPFTEAGTVDLDLLAQHVAKGVDAGPGGVFIACGTGEFHALEPKEFGEIVRTAVETVAGRVPVYAGAGGSIAQAKLFATAAKANGADGLLLLPPYLVEMPAAGLIEYTREVAAATDLPVIVYNRNNARYTEASAIEVAKIPTVVGIKDGTGDLDQVARIVRAVKDNVEKDFLFFNGLPTAETTQQAYRAIGVPLYSSATFAFAPDLALAFYNALESGNDALVDALSAAFFHPLVRLRDTVPGYAVSLVKAGVAMEGLPAGPVRPPLIMPSSADLTELHAIITAGRAVLSDALAQAR
- a CDS encoding glucarate dehydratase family protein; this encodes MAPSRIRITGARITPVAFVDPPLLNTVGVHQPYALRAIIQLDTDAGLVGLGETYADSTHLVRLQAAADAITGLDVFSLNAIRAAIADRLRGDNRAIGTAGMITTASAVDQVFSPFEVACLDIGGHATGRPVSDLLGGKVRDTVPFSAYLFYKWAAHPGQEPDTFGEALDPDGLVTQARRIIDEYGFSAIKLKGGVFPPEEEMAAIEELRKAFPEHPLRLDPNAAWTPQTSVKVASGLAGILEYLEDPTPGLDGMAEVAQQAPMPLATNMCVVAFNQLKPAVAKGSVRVVLSDHHYWGGLQRSRLLAGICDTFDLGLSMHSNSHLGISLTAMVHLAGATPNLTYACDTHWPWKTEEIVKPGVLEFEDGAVAVPTTPGLGIEIDDDSLAALHEQYLSCGIRDRDDTGYMKSIDPSYEFVGPRW
- a CDS encoding GNAT family N-acetyltransferase yields the protein MADNDHDFAASRREITDALIAALDRRHEVLDVIVDADNRGAAVEAVAELLGTTHLGAEAVVQMPMYRLTKDSRRKIAAELEDLNSRLSFTLMERPESSGEHLELRAFSGEADRDLFGARTADMGAAGDGSGGAAGPLDDEIGSAIGRIDAEDAVWLVAEIGTQTVGMVFGELVSGEVNVRIWIHPDHRKHGYGTAALRKARSEMARYFPAVPMVVRAPGATAG
- a CDS encoding cytochrome P450 gives rise to the protein MNVDVLCPNVFDAGLPTLTYDVEETPAAVFPRIREAQSQAPIAIGPFGPEILSHELVRTVMRDARFTIPPGMNLMVHGITSGPLWDKMINSLLGLEGEPHRRLRSLVSKAFTPRASARLHDTIVDVLNELIDRAAVEGRCDVVADIARPYPVPIICALLGAPREDWEQFSLWADDIFTAFNLDFEAGIDESLVMRAWDELDVYVDEMVARRRHTPTDDLLSDLIRAEDEGDRLNAAELRMLAGGLLLAGTDTTRNQVAASIDILVDHPDQWTLLGEHPELAATAVEETMRHSPIACGTLRTVTEDTEFAGHLFPAGTLVLVNTFAANRDPAIYTDPDRFDISRTDAPAVLSFGGGIHYCLGANLARLELAEALQILTRRMREPSRTGPAPWKPMMGLSGPTTLPIEFSRA